One stretch of Thermococcus sp. 21S9 DNA includes these proteins:
- a CDS encoding response regulator, producing the protein MARVLVVDDAAFMRMLLKKILTQGGHQVVGEASNGKEAVEKYKELKPDVVTMDIVMPEMDGITAVREIKKIDPNAKIIMITAVGQESKVMEALKAGASGYIVKPFQAPKVLEEINRVLSS; encoded by the coding sequence TCGGGTTTTGGTCGTAGATGACGCCGCCTTTATGCGCATGCTCCTGAAGAAGATACTGACCCAGGGTGGCCATCAGGTAGTTGGGGAGGCAAGCAACGGAAAGGAAGCCGTCGAGAAGTACAAGGAACTCAAGCCAGACGTGGTAACGATGGACATAGTCATGCCAGAAATGGACGGAATAACCGCCGTTCGCGAGATAAAGAAGATTGACCCCAACGCCAAGATAATCATGATTACCGCCGTCGGACAGGAGAGCAAGGTCATGGAAGCCCTCAAAGCCGGCGCCTCTGGATACATCGTCAAGCCCTTCCAGGCCCCGAAGGTGCTTGAGGAAATCAACCGCGTACTGTCGAGTTAG
- a CDS encoding chemotaxis response regulator protein-glutamate methylesterase, with protein MPLSSPRKKIRVLVVDDSAFMRKILRDIINSDPELEVCCEARDGIEAINMVKLHKPDVVTLDIEMPRMNGLDALRVIMKQSPTPVIMVSALTQEGAEATIKALEYGAIDFIPKPSSSISLSMKEMRDEIIAKIKEAAKVPRRFLELKRTRLLRAQKSKVKRKGVPARIAVAMAASTGGPQSLLKVFPKFPEHLGASILLVQHMPPGFTKSFAKRLDSVSKLNVKEAEDGEPIEEDWAYVAPGDYHMEVELRRGKPVITLNKKPKIHGVRPAADPMMITAAEVFGRRTVGVVMTGMGRDGAQGIVAIKKKGGITIAQDKETSIIYGMPKAAAETGMVDYIVPLDKIADTVVMAVNKIKRGGGGGGPFTVP; from the coding sequence ATGCCCCTGAGCTCACCCAGGAAAAAGATTAGGGTACTCGTCGTTGACGACTCGGCGTTCATGCGCAAGATACTCAGGGATATAATCAACTCCGACCCCGAGCTTGAGGTCTGCTGTGAGGCCAGGGATGGAATCGAGGCCATAAACATGGTCAAGCTCCACAAGCCCGACGTGGTAACGCTCGACATCGAAATGCCACGAATGAACGGCCTCGACGCCCTCAGGGTGATAATGAAGCAGAGCCCAACGCCCGTAATCATGGTCAGTGCACTGACACAGGAAGGTGCCGAGGCGACGATAAAGGCCCTCGAGTACGGAGCGATTGACTTCATTCCAAAGCCCAGCTCTTCAATCTCCCTCAGCATGAAGGAGATGAGAGACGAGATAATCGCGAAAATCAAGGAAGCGGCGAAGGTTCCGAGAAGGTTCCTTGAGCTCAAGAGAACGAGACTGCTGAGGGCCCAGAAGAGCAAGGTAAAGAGGAAAGGCGTTCCCGCAAGGATTGCAGTTGCAATGGCGGCCTCAACCGGTGGACCGCAGTCACTCCTCAAGGTTTTCCCCAAGTTCCCCGAGCACCTCGGGGCCTCAATCCTGCTCGTCCAGCACATGCCCCCAGGCTTCACGAAGTCCTTCGCCAAGAGGCTCGACAGCGTCAGCAAGCTCAACGTGAAGGAAGCGGAAGACGGAGAACCAATAGAGGAGGACTGGGCCTACGTTGCGCCCGGTGACTACCACATGGAGGTCGAGCTGAGGCGCGGAAAGCCCGTGATAACCCTCAACAAGAAACCGAAGATACACGGCGTAAGGCCTGCCGCCGACCCGATGATGATTACCGCCGCGGAGGTCTTCGGCAGGAGGACCGTTGGAGTCGTCATGACTGGAATGGGACGCGACGGAGCTCAGGGAATCGTTGCCATCAAGAAGAAGGGCGGAATCACCATCGCGCAGGACAAGGAGACCTCGATAATCTACGGAATGCCAAAGGCGGCCGCCGAGACGGGCATGGTTGACTACATCGTGCCACTGGATAAAATCGCCGACACCGTTGTGATGGCAGTGAACAAGATAAAGCGGGGTGGTGGCGGTGGAGGACCTTTCACAGTACCTTGA
- a CDS encoding chemotaxis protein CheW has protein sequence MEDLSQYLDEFLADARDRIDSLSNAILTLEKIVKEGGSEEEKKAMIDQIFRDAHTLKGTAATMGFMKLSKVAHKMENLFDLVRSGKVEPTPELIDVLLEFLDIIEAMVDNIEETGEEGDFDVDELFEKAQKFFDQAGAGGEKEEKGEAGGRSEESGGGAEGSETRESEGPPAEAGNRYLVKVYFQKDAPLRGVRAFLILSDLEELGVVIETNPERKVIEDGKADVDVLEFVIETDEDPEKIKTVVSRHPEVEKVEVQTLGGETVASGEGAKVEGGEKKYEVIVYLQKDAPLKGVRSYLVLQDLQKVGLVEKTEPNAIDIQNGELIDGYYFKVILKTNLSKEDIVKIVTKHPDVESVDVREVGEGAPAQAQPKEEKKETKKETKEEKKTKKTSKAPVKTPKVKISKIIKVDVSHLDRLMNLVGELVITKGRLEQIAERLGDRELLETLSTLSRLLTELQDEIMEMRLTPVAEVFNKFPRMVRELARKMGKEVEFIIEGADIEVDRTILDKLGDVLVHLLRNAIDHGIEPPEEREKLGKPRAGRLELIARRERSHVEIIVRDDGRGIDPEKIKKKAIEKGLITPEQAAEMSDEEAINLIFLPGFSTKDQVTDVSGRGVGMDVVKEVVKSLNGSIAVYSEVGKGTTFVLKLPVSMAIIQALLIKVQDEVYAVPINNILESIEIKRENLKSIGGKEVIVLRGEIIPVIMLHELFGLPMPELEEFPALVVDLGAQKVAIGVDELLHKKDIVIKSLGKMLSHISGFAGATILGDGSVVLIIEINGLLGGGRGGI, from the coding sequence GTGGAGGACCTTTCACAGTACCTTGATGAGTTCCTCGCCGACGCGAGGGATAGGATAGACAGCCTCAGCAACGCCATACTCACGCTGGAGAAGATAGTCAAGGAAGGTGGCAGTGAGGAAGAGAAGAAGGCAATGATAGACCAGATTTTCCGTGATGCTCACACTCTCAAGGGAACGGCCGCGACGATGGGCTTCATGAAGCTCAGCAAGGTCGCCCACAAGATGGAGAACCTGTTCGACCTCGTGAGAAGCGGTAAGGTTGAACCCACTCCCGAGCTCATAGACGTCCTCCTCGAATTCCTCGACATAATCGAGGCGATGGTTGACAACATCGAAGAGACCGGAGAGGAGGGAGACTTTGACGTTGACGAGCTCTTCGAAAAGGCCCAGAAGTTCTTCGACCAAGCGGGAGCAGGGGGTGAAAAAGAGGAGAAGGGCGAAGCCGGGGGAAGAAGCGAGGAAAGCGGAGGGGGTGCCGAAGGCTCGGAGACCAGGGAATCCGAGGGGCCCCCAGCGGAGGCGGGAAACCGCTACCTCGTTAAGGTCTACTTCCAGAAGGACGCACCCCTGCGCGGGGTCAGGGCTTTTCTCATTCTCTCCGACCTTGAGGAACTTGGAGTCGTCATCGAAACAAACCCTGAGAGAAAAGTAATAGAAGACGGAAAGGCCGACGTTGACGTTCTCGAGTTCGTCATCGAGACCGATGAAGACCCCGAGAAGATTAAAACCGTCGTTTCCAGGCATCCCGAGGTTGAGAAGGTTGAGGTTCAGACGCTCGGCGGTGAGACCGTAGCGAGTGGAGAGGGCGCAAAGGTTGAGGGCGGGGAGAAGAAGTACGAAGTCATCGTTTACCTCCAGAAGGACGCACCCCTCAAGGGCGTTCGCTCCTATCTCGTTCTCCAGGACCTCCAGAAGGTAGGGCTCGTTGAGAAGACCGAGCCAAACGCGATTGACATCCAGAACGGGGAGCTTATTGATGGGTACTACTTCAAGGTCATCCTCAAGACGAACCTAAGCAAGGAAGACATAGTTAAGATAGTCACCAAGCATCCGGACGTCGAAAGCGTTGACGTTAGGGAAGTAGGGGAGGGCGCTCCAGCACAGGCTCAGCCCAAAGAGGAAAAGAAGGAGACCAAGAAAGAGACGAAGGAGGAGAAAAAGACCAAGAAGACCTCGAAGGCCCCAGTAAAAACGCCGAAGGTCAAGATTTCCAAGATAATCAAGGTCGACGTCAGCCACCTCGACAGGCTGATGAACCTCGTCGGTGAGCTCGTCATAACCAAGGGAAGGCTTGAGCAAATAGCCGAGAGACTCGGCGACAGGGAGCTTTTGGAGACCCTCTCAACGCTCTCAAGGCTTCTCACAGAGTTACAGGACGAGATAATGGAGATGCGCCTCACACCGGTCGCCGAGGTCTTCAACAAGTTCCCGAGGATGGTCCGCGAGCTCGCGAGGAAGATGGGCAAGGAAGTCGAGTTCATCATCGAAGGAGCTGACATCGAGGTTGACAGGACGATACTTGACAAGCTCGGCGACGTTCTCGTCCACCTCCTCAGGAACGCCATAGACCACGGTATTGAGCCACCGGAGGAGCGTGAGAAGCTCGGCAAGCCGAGGGCAGGAAGGCTTGAGCTCATAGCACGGCGTGAGAGGAGCCACGTCGAAATAATCGTCAGGGACGATGGAAGGGGTATAGACCCTGAGAAGATTAAGAAGAAAGCGATAGAGAAGGGTCTCATTACGCCGGAGCAGGCAGCCGAGATGAGCGACGAGGAGGCAATCAACCTAATCTTCCTGCCGGGCTTCAGCACCAAGGACCAGGTCACGGACGTTTCCGGAAGAGGAGTCGGTATGGACGTCGTCAAGGAGGTCGTCAAGAGCCTCAATGGAAGCATAGCCGTTTACAGCGAGGTCGGAAAGGGAACGACCTTCGTGCTCAAGTTGCCAGTGAGCATGGCCATCATCCAGGCGCTCCTCATCAAGGTGCAGGACGAGGTCTACGCGGTTCCGATAAACAACATCCTTGAGAGCATCGAGATAAAGCGCGAGAACCTCAAGAGCATCGGCGGAAAGGAGGTCATAGTTCTCCGTGGCGAGATTATACCGGTCATAATGCTCCACGAGCTCTTCGGCCTGCCGATGCCGGAGCTTGAGGAGTTCCCGGCCTTGGTCGTTGACCTCGGTGCCCAGAAGGTTGCCATAGGAGTTGACGAGCTACTCCACAAGAAGGACATCGTCATCAAGAGCCTTGGCAAGATGCTCTCACACATCAGTGGCTTCGCAGGAGCAACGATTCTCGGTGACGGTAGCGTCGTGCTGATTATCGAGATTAACGGTCTCCTCGGAGGTGGACGTGGTGGAATCTGA
- a CDS encoding chemotaxis protein CheC, with protein MESENYEEYIKNLDEVAKSALVETFNIGASRAADALSEMTGLTVNITVPEIEITSIKAVPEKVGEDVKVAVYIQLSGGFDGHAFFFLDFEDALRIFDLMMGQEPGTTREFDDMVASAVMEMGNILISAFANALSEFLGTEINQTPPDIAIDFTPAILDFALADVGQHCDYTMLLQTEMKIEGVEFREHFTIIPHPASMKKIVETLLGGFV; from the coding sequence GTGGAATCTGAGAACTACGAGGAGTACATAAAGAACCTTGACGAGGTCGCCAAGAGTGCGTTAGTCGAGACGTTCAACATAGGTGCCTCAAGGGCAGCGGATGCGCTCAGCGAGATGACAGGTTTGACAGTAAACATCACGGTCCCGGAGATAGAGATAACGTCAATCAAAGCCGTTCCTGAGAAGGTCGGAGAAGACGTCAAGGTCGCAGTTTACATACAGCTCAGCGGGGGCTTTGACGGTCACGCGTTCTTTTTCCTTGACTTTGAGGATGCCCTCAGGATATTCGACCTCATGATGGGCCAGGAGCCGGGAACAACACGAGAATTCGACGACATGGTCGCATCGGCAGTCATGGAAATGGGGAACATCCTAATCTCGGCCTTCGCCAATGCCCTCAGCGAGTTCCTCGGGACGGAAATCAACCAGACACCGCCGGACATCGCGATTGACTTTACCCCTGCGATACTCGACTTCGCCCTCGCCGACGTGGGCCAGCACTGCGATTACACAATGCTCCTCCAGACAGAGATGAAAATCGAGGGCGTCGAGTTCAGGGAGCACTTCACGATTATTCCGCACCCGGCCTCGATGAAAAAGATTGTTGAGACCCTGCTGGGGGGATTCGTATGA
- a CDS encoding chemotaxis protein CheC, with translation MSGHKNWFSEWYQDIFREASNIAMSHALTALSNMIGEIEMEPPSVKVLPRAKFLHELASKGIKDSFVVMFDITEGLSGLTILQFPKESAKALVMTLLGMDPGDEGIDEMGRSAIMEIGNILISVYTDILAKLIEEPVSLSPPKPAESLYDVEKELSRPDLRDVTEVIMFKTRFYQKDTGIESLFYLVPTKDAFDKLVGKLEAQVKDVEPEIPPEETIEPGEEVSESRVEEPTESAQEEAQESPTEGSEPTINEQTEG, from the coding sequence ATGAGCGGACACAAGAACTGGTTTTCGGAGTGGTATCAGGACATATTTAGGGAAGCGTCGAACATAGCGATGAGCCACGCGCTCACGGCCCTCTCGAACATGATAGGCGAGATAGAGATGGAGCCCCCGTCGGTCAAGGTCCTTCCGAGGGCAAAGTTCCTCCACGAGCTCGCGAGCAAGGGCATAAAGGACAGCTTCGTCGTCATGTTCGACATAACCGAGGGGCTGAGCGGTTTGACGATACTACAGTTCCCCAAGGAGAGCGCCAAAGCGCTCGTCATGACGCTCCTCGGAATGGACCCCGGCGACGAGGGAATAGACGAGATGGGACGCTCGGCGATAATGGAGATAGGCAACATACTGATTTCCGTCTACACGGACATACTCGCAAAGCTCATCGAGGAGCCTGTGTCGCTGAGCCCGCCAAAGCCGGCCGAGAGCCTCTACGACGTTGAGAAGGAGCTATCGAGGCCCGACCTCAGGGACGTTACCGAGGTCATAATGTTCAAGACGCGCTTTTACCAGAAGGACACGGGGATAGAGAGCCTGTTCTACCTCGTGCCAACCAAAGACGCCTTTGACAAGCTCGTTGGCAAGCTTGAGGCCCAGGTGAAGGACGTCGAGCCCGAGATACCGCCGGAAGAGACCATAGAGCCCGGCGAAGAGGTAAGTGAGAGCAGGGTTGAGGAACCCACCGAAAGCGCCCAGGAGGAAGCTCAGGAAAGCCCCACAGAAGGTTCCGAGCCTACAATCAACGAGCAGACAGAGGGTTGA
- a CDS encoding chemotaxis protein CheD produces the protein MEIKVGIGDYAVGKKEGIISTYGLGSCVGITLYDRLTKVGGLLHALLPEASYYGNKGNPAKYVDTGLQLLIRDIKKLGGNPRRAEAKLFGGAHMFTNVTNEKLMIGKRNVEVAKRELKKYGIRLVAEDTGGKGGRTIYLDLSTGKVKMRRVSNGKVIEKIY, from the coding sequence ATGGAGATAAAGGTCGGTATCGGCGACTACGCGGTCGGCAAGAAGGAGGGCATAATCAGCACCTATGGGTTAGGTAGCTGTGTAGGCATAACCCTCTACGACCGCCTCACAAAGGTTGGTGGCCTGCTCCACGCCCTCCTGCCGGAGGCAAGCTACTACGGCAACAAGGGGAACCCAGCGAAGTACGTCGATACCGGCCTGCAGTTGCTCATCAGGGACATAAAGAAACTCGGGGGAAACCCGCGGAGGGCTGAGGCAAAGCTCTTCGGAGGGGCGCATATGTTCACCAACGTAACCAACGAGAAGCTGATGATAGGCAAGAGGAACGTCGAGGTGGCAAAGAGGGAGCTCAAGAAGTACGGCATACGGCTGGTGGCAGAGGACACAGGCGGGAAGGGCGGAAGGACGATTTACCTTGACCTTTCCACGGGTAAAGTCAAGATGAGGCGCGTTTCAAACGGAAAGGTCATCGAGAAGATTTATTAA
- a CDS encoding methyl-accepting chemotaxis protein, producing the protein MNFKTKMVGIVVVALLLVTVVASAMMLYTGNHTSDIIQEKLAPEIDSEARAMTLAKAEALANQFSGFFKEVEALGTATQFMVVKSIQEMQNEGINFGDPGYADKLRPILLDHFEAIAKAEPQLSGVYFGDVNGNMYIYPKQELPAGYDPRKRPWYQEAVEKGGPVWSQPYRDASSGKWVITYAIPVYLNGKLIGVVGLDVFIDTLAQEIKKVKIGETGYAYVVNQQGLVIMHPDPNIEMKLNVFNVSTLKPVADIIKSGVDEATTIYTWEGVRAVAAGVKIPETGWYVFAKVPVDEISAGIIKAVNDTRKATESSTILLTVIILGMSAVLAGISYKLVSNSLKPLEKLSEVARDLAEGRLSEVSRKLRDIRYLEDDEIGALIKAFESVGKDLVGTLTVIGEKLERLAEGDLSNGLTAEAKGELREILEDLRNTTHKLKGLIGDIVEVTDKLEKRANILAQIASDVTEAINQVNEAVQQVSIEAQRQQESINEITEGMRFVAETSAESVRAMEDFEGAVREVVNIATEGREKSEISAQQIESIQETMSKIEHAVTKVAEMSRSIEEITDVITNIAEQTNLLALNAAIEAARAGEAGRGFAVVAQEIRKLAEESKQAADNIKNIIDQITTEIKDAVESTEKGVQVVGESAETLRETITYLANIADLLQEASSHMGEVKEQIIRTQEEVDKALRALENLAASAEETTASAEEVSSAVEEQTAATEELERAASELKEIVERLRDIISKFKL; encoded by the coding sequence ATGAACTTCAAGACGAAGATGGTGGGCATCGTCGTCGTGGCGTTGCTACTCGTAACGGTGGTCGCGAGTGCAATGATGCTGTACACTGGAAACCACACCAGCGACATAATCCAGGAGAAGCTGGCCCCAGAGATTGACAGTGAAGCAAGGGCCATGACCCTCGCGAAGGCAGAGGCCCTCGCCAACCAGTTCAGCGGGTTCTTCAAGGAAGTCGAGGCCCTTGGAACCGCAACCCAGTTTATGGTAGTTAAGTCCATCCAGGAAATGCAGAACGAGGGCATCAACTTCGGAGACCCTGGCTACGCCGACAAGCTGAGGCCGATTCTCCTCGACCACTTCGAGGCGATAGCAAAGGCAGAACCACAGCTGAGTGGTGTTTATTTCGGTGACGTCAACGGCAACATGTACATCTACCCGAAGCAGGAGCTTCCCGCGGGCTACGACCCAAGGAAGAGGCCCTGGTACCAGGAGGCAGTCGAGAAGGGCGGACCTGTCTGGAGCCAGCCGTATAGGGACGCCTCCAGTGGAAAGTGGGTCATAACCTACGCGATTCCAGTCTATCTCAACGGTAAGCTCATCGGTGTCGTTGGTCTGGACGTTTTCATCGATACGCTCGCCCAAGAGATAAAGAAGGTCAAGATTGGTGAGACCGGTTATGCATACGTTGTCAACCAGCAGGGTCTCGTCATAATGCACCCCGACCCCAACATCGAGATGAAGCTCAACGTCTTCAACGTCTCAACCCTCAAGCCCGTCGCCGACATCATCAAGAGCGGTGTCGATGAGGCCACAACTATATACACCTGGGAAGGAGTCCGCGCAGTTGCAGCTGGAGTTAAGATTCCAGAAACAGGCTGGTACGTCTTCGCAAAGGTTCCGGTTGATGAGATAAGCGCGGGAATAATCAAGGCAGTCAACGATACAAGAAAAGCCACAGAATCATCCACCATACTCCTCACGGTAATCATCCTCGGCATGTCCGCCGTCCTGGCAGGAATCTCCTACAAGCTCGTGTCCAACTCCCTCAAACCGCTCGAGAAGCTCAGTGAAGTCGCGAGAGACCTCGCGGAGGGCAGGCTGAGTGAGGTCAGCAGGAAGCTCAGGGACATACGGTACCTCGAAGACGACGAGATTGGTGCTCTCATCAAGGCCTTCGAGTCAGTAGGAAAGGACCTCGTGGGAACGCTAACGGTGATAGGCGAGAAGCTGGAGCGTCTGGCCGAGGGCGACCTCAGCAACGGCCTGACAGCGGAAGCCAAGGGTGAACTCAGGGAAATCCTTGAAGACCTCCGCAACACCACTCACAAGCTCAAGGGCCTCATCGGCGACATAGTTGAGGTCACCGACAAGCTCGAGAAGAGGGCAAACATCCTCGCCCAAATAGCAAGCGACGTTACGGAGGCAATCAACCAGGTTAACGAGGCGGTTCAGCAGGTGAGCATCGAGGCGCAGAGACAGCAGGAGAGCATCAACGAGATTACCGAGGGAATGCGCTTCGTTGCAGAAACCAGCGCCGAAAGCGTCAGGGCAATGGAAGACTTTGAGGGAGCCGTTAGGGAGGTCGTTAACATCGCCACGGAGGGCAGGGAGAAGAGCGAAATCTCGGCCCAGCAGATAGAGAGCATACAGGAGACCATGAGCAAGATTGAGCACGCCGTTACAAAGGTCGCGGAGATGAGCAGGAGTATTGAGGAGATTACGGATGTGATTACGAACATTGCTGAGCAGACTAACTTACTTGCCCTCAACGCGGCTATTGAGGCGGCAAGGGCTGGAGAGGCAGGCAGGGGCTTTGCGGTAGTTGCCCAGGAGATTAGGAAGCTTGCTGAAGAGAGCAAGCAGGCCGCTGACAACATCAAGAACATCATCGACCAGATAACCACCGAAATCAAGGACGCAGTGGAGAGCACCGAGAAGGGTGTCCAAGTCGTTGGAGAGAGTGCCGAGACCCTCAGGGAGACCATAACCTACCTCGCGAACATCGCGGACCTCCTCCAGGAGGCAAGTAGCCACATGGGTGAGGTTAAGGAGCAGATTATCCGCACTCAGGAGGAGGTTGATAAGGCGTTGCGTGCTTTGGAGAATTTGGCTGCGAGTGCTGAGGAAACGACCGCCAGTGCGGAGGAGGTTAGTTCTGCCGTGGAAGAGCAGACTGCGGCAACGGAAGAACTCGAAAGGGCAGCCTCGGAGCTCAAGGAAATCGTGGAGAGGCTCAGGGACATCATCAGCAAATTCAAGCTGTGA
- a CDS encoding CheF family chemotaxis protein, which translates to MAVTETRVKVAIISSWKGSGRVNWRDALGVIQHDRLILKYLRMGEVVGEDNFPFSTLSDLAVNVPDNYKLNPEKEHFGLKFYVPGRGDLTLILTIGDNLLIYDEKKFKEFVHTIFETLINGKAVRIQLARIKGGAINMESKWQDGSLRIVSVKSAKKGRTERNIVVLDPDMRPIPIFSDVEDMDVEEVDMDGKKVQAWKIKHFYISETVTSYLYIPEKKTRLFILRYLLKYIPGYFEFIMKVSKEFPTLQAEFKEVMEKELKELESLDETEKQILMALYSGLNPLEIHQFLGLSEREIEEIYDRMIDKGLLKIVMIRKVVDLTREGRKIVNKLIEYGLVSM; encoded by the coding sequence ATGGCGGTAACGGAAACCAGAGTCAAAGTAGCCATCATATCGTCCTGGAAGGGCTCGGGCCGTGTGAACTGGCGCGATGCCCTCGGGGTTATTCAACACGACAGGCTTATTCTAAAGTATCTTCGCATGGGCGAGGTCGTCGGCGAGGACAACTTTCCGTTCTCAACGCTCAGCGATTTGGCCGTTAACGTTCCCGACAACTACAAGCTCAACCCTGAGAAGGAGCACTTCGGATTGAAGTTTTACGTTCCCGGAAGGGGCGACCTCACGCTCATCCTGACGATTGGAGACAACCTCCTCATATACGATGAGAAGAAGTTCAAGGAGTTCGTCCACACGATTTTTGAAACCCTGATAAACGGAAAGGCCGTTAGGATACAGCTCGCCAGGATAAAGGGCGGAGCGATAAACATGGAGTCCAAGTGGCAGGACGGTTCGCTGAGGATAGTCTCAGTAAAGTCCGCCAAGAAGGGGAGAACTGAGAGAAACATCGTGGTTCTCGACCCCGACATGAGGCCCATCCCGATATTCTCGGACGTTGAGGATATGGACGTCGAGGAAGTAGACATGGACGGCAAGAAAGTTCAGGCGTGGAAGATAAAGCACTTCTACATCAGCGAGACGGTAACGTCATACCTCTACATCCCTGAGAAGAAGACGAGGCTCTTCATCCTGCGCTACCTGCTCAAGTACATACCAGGCTACTTTGAGTTCATCATGAAGGTCTCGAAGGAGTTCCCGACGCTCCAGGCGGAGTTCAAGGAGGTCATGGAGAAAGAACTCAAAGAGCTTGAGAGCCTCGACGAGACGGAGAAGCAGATACTCATGGCGCTCTACTCCGGCCTCAACCCGCTCGAGATACACCAGTTCCTCGGCCTCAGCGAGAGGGAAATCGAGGAAATCTACGACAGGATGATAGACAAGGGGCTCCTCAAGATAGTCATGATAAGGAAGGTCGTCGACCTCACAAGGGAAGGAAGAAAAATAGTAAACAAACTCATCGAATACGGCCTCGTCTCTATGTGA
- a CDS encoding PQQ-binding-like beta-propeller repeat protein — MKRSVPVILVALLAFLLLGSVSASQSPVLWKGTVCDNVKYQKSIEAVAMTNDTVYVACSYKQVMKSTGLVEVYYLGTLSAFSTNGTKLWQNNSGYTVKLYPIDDGVLAGSFGALLKVDTKGHIVSLYDVRNKLYDFVVSGNTVYIADGDFYYSNNTPYYLGHVYAVRLGENFTGLWNVTFNDMITRVRVGNGVIYASSGFPSGYVGSFQFGSLYGISPDGRLLWNVSFGHWVRDLETWKGDALLGTGWNNSKGRLYLVSPAGKVLFNESLFYTEDILVLNDTAYIGGYDGKNGTLIAIELPSGKTLWERKFPYRVKALAYTDGILLAGTGKFQSKTENGTTYVYSVGNLYAISPKDGKVLGELPNTGYVRSIAVKGNEAVIGTASSTFYVVDVDAMKGSQKSSICGPGFIVLLAVFALLLRRFT; from the coding sequence ATGAAGCGAAGCGTTCCAGTGATTTTGGTGGCTTTGCTGGCGTTTCTTCTGCTCGGAAGCGTTTCAGCGTCCCAGAGTCCAGTGCTGTGGAAGGGGACGGTCTGTGATAACGTGAAGTATCAGAAGAGCATAGAGGCCGTTGCGATGACCAACGACACGGTATACGTGGCCTGTTCCTACAAGCAGGTCATGAAGTCAACCGGTCTCGTCGAGGTCTACTACCTCGGCACGCTCTCGGCCTTCTCAACGAACGGTACAAAGCTGTGGCAGAATAACTCGGGATACACGGTCAAGCTATACCCAATCGATGACGGCGTTCTTGCAGGTAGCTTCGGCGCCCTCCTGAAGGTTGATACCAAGGGACACATCGTGTCTCTCTACGACGTTAGGAACAAGCTCTACGACTTCGTTGTCTCGGGCAATACCGTTTACATTGCCGATGGAGACTTCTACTACTCCAACAACACCCCCTACTACCTTGGCCATGTTTACGCCGTGAGGCTCGGTGAGAACTTTACGGGCCTATGGAACGTAACCTTCAACGACATGATTACCCGTGTTCGGGTTGGGAATGGCGTCATATACGCGAGCTCGGGCTTCCCGTCGGGATACGTGGGGAGCTTTCAGTTCGGTTCCCTCTACGGGATATCCCCCGATGGAAGGCTTCTCTGGAACGTGAGCTTTGGCCACTGGGTCAGGGACCTTGAGACCTGGAAGGGCGATGCACTCCTCGGAACTGGCTGGAACAACTCCAAGGGGCGCCTCTACTTGGTTTCTCCTGCCGGGAAAGTACTCTTCAATGAGAGCCTCTTTTACACCGAGGACATTCTGGTTCTCAACGACACGGCCTACATCGGTGGCTACGATGGCAAGAACGGAACTCTGATAGCCATCGAACTGCCCTCAGGAAAGACCCTCTGGGAGCGGAAGTTCCCCTACCGCGTTAAGGCGCTTGCCTATACCGACGGCATTCTCCTGGCCGGAACGGGTAAGTTCCAGAGCAAGACCGAGAACGGGACAACGTACGTTTACAGCGTTGGAAACCTCTACGCCATAAGTCCGAAGGACGGGAAGGTCCTCGGTGAGCTTCCGAATACGGGCTACGTGAGGAGCATAGCCGTGAAGGGCAACGAGGCGGTAATCGGAACTGCGAGCTCAACGTTCTACGTGGTCGACGTGGATGCAATGAAAGGAAGCCAGAAGAGTTCCATATGCGGGCCTGGGTTCATAGTTCTCCTCGCTGTCTTTGCCCTGCTCTTAAGAAGGTTCACATAG